One stretch of Pseudomonas sp. NC02 DNA includes these proteins:
- a CDS encoding DUF1329 domain-containing protein codes for MKITKNLLQVGVLGLSIMAGSVMAAVSADEAAKLGTTLTPMGAEMAGNAAGTIPKWSPLPTNAGAVDARGFLANPYANEQPQFTITAQNVEQYKDKLAPGQYAMFKRYPDTFKMPVYPTHRGATVPADVFAAIKKNATSTNLVSGGNGLENFETAVPFPIPKSGVEVIWNHITRYRGGSVTRLVTQATPQTNGSFSLVYFRDQFVFRDKMKDYDPKNPGNILFYFKQQVTAPARLAGGVLLVHETLDQVKEPRSAWVYNAGQRRVRRAPQVSYDGPGTAADGLRTSDNLDMFNGAPDRYDWKLEGKKELYIAENSYKLDDPKLKYVDIIKAGHINQDLARYELRRVWHVVATLKEGQRHIYAKRDFFIDEDTWQAAVIDHYDGRGQLWRVAEAHAENYYDKQVPWYALETLYDLQSGRYLALGMKNEEKQAYDFGFTATTSDFTPAALRQDGVR; via the coding sequence ATGAAAATAACTAAAAATCTGTTGCAGGTGGGTGTGCTGGGGCTGTCGATCATGGCGGGTAGCGTCATGGCGGCGGTCTCGGCGGATGAAGCCGCCAAGCTCGGCACGACCCTGACCCCGATGGGCGCCGAAATGGCCGGTAACGCGGCCGGCACCATCCCTAAATGGTCGCCGCTGCCAACCAACGCCGGTGCCGTGGATGCCCGTGGCTTCCTCGCCAACCCATACGCCAACGAACAACCGCAATTCACCATCACCGCGCAGAACGTCGAGCAGTACAAGGACAAGCTGGCGCCGGGGCAGTACGCGATGTTCAAGCGCTACCCCGACACCTTCAAGATGCCGGTCTACCCGACCCATCGCGGCGCCACGGTGCCAGCTGATGTGTTCGCCGCCATCAAGAAAAACGCCACCAGCACCAACCTGGTGTCCGGCGGCAACGGCCTGGAAAACTTTGAAACCGCCGTACCGTTCCCGATTCCGAAAAGCGGCGTTGAAGTGATCTGGAACCACATCACCCGCTATCGCGGCGGCAGCGTGACCCGCCTGGTGACCCAGGCCACGCCGCAAACCAACGGCTCGTTCAGCCTGGTGTATTTCCGTGATCAGTTCGTGTTCCGCGACAAGATGAAGGACTACGACCCGAAAAACCCGGGCAACATCCTGTTCTACTTCAAGCAGCAAGTGACTGCGCCGGCACGTCTGGCCGGTGGTGTGCTGCTGGTGCACGAAACCCTCGACCAGGTGAAAGAGCCGCGTTCGGCGTGGGTCTACAACGCCGGCCAGCGTCGAGTGCGCCGGGCACCGCAAGTGTCGTATGACGGCCCGGGTACCGCCGCCGACGGCCTGCGTACCTCCGACAACCTCGACATGTTCAACGGTGCACCGGACCGCTACGACTGGAAACTGGAAGGCAAGAAGGAACTGTACATCGCCGAAAACAGCTACAAACTCGACGATCCGAAGCTCAAGTATGTCGACATCATCAAGGCCGGCCACATCAACCAGGACCTGGCGCGCTACGAGCTGCGCCGCGTGTGGCATGTGGTTGCAACCCTGAAGGAAGGCCAGCGCCATATCTACGCCAAGCGTGACTTCTTCATCGACGAAGACACTTGGCAAGCCGCGGTCATCGACCACTACGACGGTCGTGGCCAGCTGTGGCGCGTGGCGGAAGCCCATGCCGAGAACTACTACGACAAGCAAGTGCCGTGGTACGCCCTCGAAACCCTCTACGACCTGCAGTCCGGCCGCTACCTGGCACTGGGCATGAAGAACGAAGAGAAACAGGCCTATGACTTCGGTTTCACCGCCACCACCAGCGACTTCACCCCGGCGGCTCTGCGCCAGGATGGTGTTCGCTAA